DNA from Dehalococcoidia bacterium:
CACCGACTCGCTCGGCAACATTATCGAGAATCCGCAGGTCGGCCTGCTCTTTTTTGTGCCGGGCGTCGAGGAGACGCTGCGCGTGAACGGCCGCGCCTGCATCACCACGCAAGCGAACCTGCGAGCCACGATGGCGGTGGGCGGCAAGGCGCCGCGGCTGGCGATCGTGGTCGAGGTGCGCGAGGCGTTCCTGCACTGCGCCAAGGCGTTCCGCCGCTCGCGGCTTTGGGATGCCAGCCGGCACCTTCCGCGCGAGACGCTGCCCTCGCTGGGCCGCATACTGCGCGATCAGCTCGGCGTCGAGGACTGCTCCGTCGAGGAACTGGACGCGCGCCTCGAGACGGGCTACCGCACCACGCTCTATTGAGACGCCGCGCCGGTCCGCGGGCCGGCGATCGCCTCG
Protein-coding regions in this window:
- a CDS encoding pyridoxamine 5'-phosphate oxidase family protein, with protein sequence MTAETATAFSSITEIVATPEQLHAIVGEPSELAKAKDIGRLDEHCRAFIAHSPFALLGTASAAGFCDVSPRGDVPGFARVLDEHTLALPERPGNRRTDSLGNIIENPQVGLLFFVPGVEETLRVNGRACITTQANLRATMAVGGKAPRLAIVVEVREAFLHCAKAFRRSRLWDASRHLPRETLPSLGRILRDQLGVEDCSVEELDARLETGYRTTLY